In Streptomyces sclerotialus, one genomic interval encodes:
- a CDS encoding aminotransferase class V-fold PLP-dependent enzyme gives MSARESLLPETFPLPTVPLEEAVTRQYRLMECVARHFEGERLFEADAGVVPGLGRPRTTAGVEAVLADFFGAEDAALVQGAGTGAIRAALSAALVAGDPLLIHSAPVYRTTAVTLRGSGAAVTEVDFNDRAALAEALASGRFCWAFVQHARQRLADSYDPGEVLTACRAAGVRTVVDDNYAVMRVPRSGVELGADASCFSLFKLHGPEGVGAVVGSADLVARVHADNYSGGGQVQGHQALDALRALAHVPVMWSLQSAVGAEVAARLAAGEVPGVAEVRVANAQDRCLLVRLDRPVARALPAVAARYGAAPYPIGSNSRYEIAPLFYRMSSSSLEDVPGLAEWTVRINPMRAGADLVLDILRRSLHDLRETGD, from the coding sequence ATGTCCGCACGGGAATCCCTGTTGCCCGAGACCTTCCCACTGCCGACCGTGCCGCTGGAGGAGGCCGTCACGCGGCAGTACCGCCTGATGGAGTGCGTAGCACGGCACTTCGAAGGGGAGCGGCTCTTCGAGGCGGACGCCGGAGTCGTGCCCGGTCTGGGCCGGCCGCGTACGACCGCGGGAGTGGAGGCCGTACTCGCCGACTTCTTCGGGGCCGAGGACGCCGCCCTCGTCCAGGGCGCGGGCACCGGGGCGATCCGCGCCGCGCTCTCCGCGGCGCTCGTCGCGGGCGACCCGCTGCTCATCCACAGCGCACCGGTCTACCGCACCACCGCCGTCACCCTGCGGGGTTCGGGCGCGGCGGTGACCGAGGTGGACTTCAACGACCGGGCGGCGCTGGCGGAGGCGCTGGCGAGCGGGCGGTTCTGCTGGGCGTTCGTGCAGCACGCCCGGCAGCGGCTGGCCGACTCCTACGACCCGGGCGAGGTGCTCACGGCCTGCCGGGCGGCGGGCGTCCGGACGGTCGTCGACGACAACTACGCGGTCATGCGGGTCCCGAGGAGCGGGGTGGAGCTGGGTGCCGACGCCTCCTGCTTCTCCCTCTTCAAGCTGCACGGCCCGGAGGGCGTCGGGGCGGTGGTGGGCTCCGCCGACCTGGTGGCACGTGTGCACGCCGACAACTACTCCGGGGGCGGGCAGGTGCAGGGACATCAGGCGCTCGATGCGCTGCGCGCCCTCGCCCACGTACCGGTCATGTGGTCGTTGCAGTCCGCCGTGGGCGCCGAGGTGGCCGCGCGGCTGGCGGCCGGGGAGGTCCCCGGCGTCGCCGAGGTCCGTGTCGCGAACGCACAGGACCGCTGCCTGCTGGTGCGGCTGGACCGGCCGGTGGCCCGCGCACTGCCCGCCGTGGCGGCGCGGTACGGGGCGGCGCCCTACCCCATCGGCTCCAACTCCCGTTACGAGATCGCCCCGTTGTTCTACCGCATGTCGAGCTCGTCCCTGGAGGACGTGCCGGGGCTCGCGGAGTGGACCGTACGGATCAATCCCATGCGGGCCGGCGCGGACCTCGTGCTGGACATCCTGCGCCGGTCACTGCACGACCTTCGCGAGACAGGGGACTGA
- a CDS encoding phosphotriesterase family protein — protein sequence MHDIRTVTGPLSPAAVRGPVLAHEHLALDLRRDGEREAVLDGRHADAVTAELAELREVFGLALVIEPTCRGMGRDVAALARISAASGVPVVAATGWYYEPFHPSEVDGAGVEELTGTLVREITEGIGPGRVLPGVIGEVGSHGDRPSEPEARTLTAAARAAVATGLSVVTHAQLGRGGPAQLALLAAEGLPPHRICIGHQDLLDDPAVHRDLAEQGAYVAFDTVGKESYRSDATRLRLLLALLAAGHADRALLSCDISRHGYLRDEGGQGYGHLFRSFLPRLRAAGVDDDVIDLMTRRNPLRFLTGSRTEEVA from the coding sequence ATGCACGACATCCGGACCGTCACCGGTCCCCTCTCCCCCGCCGCCGTACGGGGCCCCGTGCTCGCGCACGAGCACCTGGCGCTCGACCTGCGCCGGGACGGCGAACGCGAAGCGGTGCTCGACGGCCGCCACGCGGACGCGGTCACGGCCGAACTCGCCGAGCTGCGCGAAGTGTTCGGGCTCGCGCTGGTCATCGAACCGACCTGCCGGGGCATGGGCCGCGACGTGGCGGCGCTCGCCCGGATCTCCGCGGCCTCCGGCGTGCCGGTCGTGGCGGCCACCGGCTGGTACTACGAGCCGTTCCACCCTTCCGAGGTCGACGGGGCCGGCGTCGAGGAGCTGACCGGCACGCTGGTGCGGGAGATCACCGAAGGCATCGGGCCGGGGCGGGTGCTCCCCGGCGTCATAGGGGAGGTCGGGAGCCACGGAGACCGGCCGAGCGAACCGGAGGCGCGTACGCTCACGGCGGCCGCGCGGGCCGCCGTGGCCACCGGCCTGTCCGTGGTCACGCATGCACAGCTCGGCCGGGGCGGCCCCGCCCAGCTGGCGCTGCTCGCCGCCGAAGGCCTGCCACCGCACCGGATCTGCATCGGCCACCAGGACCTGCTGGACGACCCGGCCGTGCACCGGGACCTGGCGGAGCAGGGCGCGTACGTCGCCTTCGACACGGTGGGCAAGGAGAGCTACCGGAGCGACGCGACCCGGTTGCGGCTGCTGCTCGCGCTGCTGGCGGCCGGGCACGCCGACCGGGCACTGCTCAGCTGCGACATCTCCCGGCACGGCTATCTGCGGGACGAAGGCGGCCAGGGGTACGGCCACCTGTTCCGCTCGTTCCTGCCGCGACTCAGGGCGGCAGGAGTGGACGACGACGTGATCGACCTCATGACCCGCCGCAATCCGCTCCGCTTCCTCACCGGCTCACGTACGGAGGAGGTGGCCTGA
- a CDS encoding YhfT family protein translates to MSGNITAAAAGSTDLGLSLPQQLTVIALCALTAFVSHLALAVFNDGVRPFMLDFIQGRTTRSATTAVSFGLSAGFIFGLGAPMALSTGVLNPWLLFLPTDILGILSPKKWLAPVLGAAWGAVVVFGLNGANSLAHDLPVDFLTAMQQMSTPILFLFTLFPVLAITKQFGTLRGGIAGVVELVLVVATMKLWPNVFAGAVAMAVGVLMLIAFAVSKDLRQRRAEQAERAANGDGTAEQAAGDDDPTASLFSASATRLRKHLPLFMLLGAGVCLLAQMHVLGGGEATSFLIAKGDYSGAAQVDFYRVFGFVPLIATTALASGAYGIVGFTLVYPIGYLLPSPWLALMCGALVFAAEVLALSWIGRVLGRLPSVRDSSEHLRGAISESLRLAILFGSLMAADAMGGGLGILIVGGLYLLNEAMGRVVVRMAAAPAAVIVGGIVLNVLYWLDLFIPVKS, encoded by the coding sequence GTGAGTGGGAACATCACCGCCGCAGCCGCCGGCAGCACAGATCTCGGCCTGTCGCTGCCGCAGCAGCTGACCGTCATCGCCCTCTGCGCCCTGACGGCCTTCGTCTCGCATCTGGCCCTGGCCGTCTTCAATGACGGCGTGCGCCCCTTCATGCTGGACTTCATCCAGGGGCGTACGACCCGCAGCGCCACCACGGCCGTGTCGTTCGGGCTCTCCGCCGGCTTCATCTTCGGGCTGGGCGCGCCGATGGCGCTCTCCACCGGAGTGCTGAATCCGTGGCTGCTCTTCCTGCCCACCGACATCCTCGGCATCCTTTCCCCGAAGAAGTGGCTGGCGCCGGTCCTCGGCGCTGCCTGGGGCGCGGTCGTCGTCTTCGGGCTCAACGGCGCCAACAGCCTCGCGCACGACCTCCCGGTCGACTTCCTCACCGCGATGCAGCAGATGTCGACGCCGATCCTCTTCCTCTTCACGCTCTTCCCGGTGCTGGCCATCACCAAGCAGTTCGGCACGTTGCGCGGCGGCATCGCCGGCGTGGTGGAGCTGGTCCTGGTCGTCGCCACGATGAAGCTGTGGCCGAACGTCTTCGCCGGAGCCGTCGCCATGGCGGTGGGTGTGCTGATGCTGATCGCGTTCGCCGTCTCCAAGGACCTGCGGCAGCGCCGCGCGGAGCAGGCCGAACGGGCCGCGAACGGCGACGGCACAGCGGAGCAGGCGGCGGGCGACGACGATCCGACGGCCTCGCTGTTCAGCGCGAGCGCGACCCGGCTCCGGAAGCACCTGCCACTGTTCATGCTGCTGGGTGCCGGGGTCTGCCTGCTGGCACAGATGCACGTCTTGGGCGGCGGTGAGGCGACCAGCTTCCTGATCGCCAAGGGTGACTACAGCGGCGCGGCCCAGGTGGACTTCTACCGCGTCTTCGGCTTCGTCCCGCTGATCGCCACCACGGCGCTGGCGTCGGGCGCGTACGGCATCGTCGGTTTCACCCTGGTCTACCCGATCGGCTATCTCCTGCCGAGCCCCTGGCTGGCGCTGATGTGCGGGGCCCTGGTCTTCGCCGCCGAGGTACTGGCGCTCTCCTGGATCGGCCGGGTGCTGGGGAGGCTGCCGTCGGTCCGGGACTCCTCGGAGCACCTGCGCGGCGCGATCAGCGAATCACTGCGGCTGGCCATCCTCTTCGGCTCGCTGATGGCGGCCGACGCCATGGGCGGCGGCCTCGGCATCCTCATCGTCGGCGGGCTCTACCTGCTGAACGAGGCGATGGGCCGGGTCGTGGTCCGCATGGCCGCGGCACCCGCCGCCGTGATCGTCGGCGGCATCGTCCTCAACGTCCTGTACTGGCTGGACCTGTTCATACCCGTCAAGAGCTGA
- a CDS encoding DUF2620 domain-containing protein produces the protein MTRILTGGVGKVEVAETVKKLSLDGVHVAVSSDMDAAMKLRAGQADYYLGTCHTGAGASLGVLLGLMGSAACHTFGRSVPTEDEVSALIGDGKKVFGFGMDQIDAVTPVVARAIAAHGA, from the coding sequence ATGACGAGGATCCTCACCGGCGGTGTCGGCAAGGTCGAGGTCGCCGAGACAGTGAAGAAACTGTCCCTGGACGGCGTCCATGTCGCCGTCTCCAGCGACATGGACGCGGCGATGAAGCTGCGCGCGGGGCAGGCCGATTACTACCTCGGCACCTGCCACACCGGCGCCGGCGCCTCCCTCGGCGTCCTGCTGGGCCTGATGGGCAGCGCCGCCTGCCACACCTTCGGCCGCTCCGTCCCCACCGAGGACGAGGTGAGCGCGCTCATCGGCGACGGGAAGAAGGTCTTCGGCTTCGGCATGGACCAGATCGACGCCGTCACCCCCGTCGTCGCCCGCGCCATCGCGGCTCACGGCGCCTGA
- a CDS encoding PRD domain-containing protein, whose translation MEDRLALRIQLFRDSGQAPQQVTRFVEEELAALADEGHTVTEESAGMLTSHLVMALTRLLSGEPVAQFRTDEEVAAELAGHPDAVARARVVSLRAERELGAALPASEINFLAMHLAVLRKNAVRRDVP comes from the coding sequence ATGGAGGACAGACTCGCCCTCCGCATCCAGCTCTTCCGGGACAGCGGACAGGCACCGCAGCAGGTCACACGGTTCGTCGAGGAGGAGCTGGCCGCCCTGGCCGACGAGGGGCACACGGTCACCGAGGAGAGTGCCGGGATGCTCACCAGCCACCTCGTGATGGCCCTCACCCGGCTGTTGAGCGGTGAACCCGTCGCACAGTTCCGCACCGACGAGGAGGTGGCGGCGGAGCTCGCCGGCCACCCCGACGCCGTCGCACGTGCCCGCGTCGTTTCCCTACGCGCCGAGCGGGAGCTGGGCGCCGCACTGCCCGCCTCCGAGATCAACTTCCTGGCGATGCACCTCGCCGTGCTCCGTAAGAACGCAGTCAGAAGGGACGTGCCATGA
- the yhfZ gene encoding GntR family transcriptional regulator YhfZ, which yields MNSVDERFLTRNGLAARQLAVLLLHHEEDTRLPRVRDFAEELGVGNGTVQAALQLLEEAGAIETVARGHLGTFLVRADRTILWRLSGLGTLLAAMPLPYSRRYEGLATGLRTAFEDAGAPFAITFMRGAATRVEALLASKVDLVVLSRFAADRFLDELPLELVADLGPATYVGAHGLLLRHGVDPETPGLRVAVDSASEDLRMLAGRVFDGRDDIQWVESSYMQLRDLFARGEVDATVWNLDEAQDHLGPDVDVLPLGDELTRDLSLRNSSAALIGRAQGAGALSAVRDGLDLSVVTDLQEEVLRGERMPSY from the coding sequence GTGAACAGTGTCGACGAGCGGTTCCTCACGCGCAACGGGCTGGCTGCCCGTCAGCTCGCGGTTCTGCTGCTCCATCACGAGGAGGACACCCGGCTCCCGCGCGTCCGGGACTTCGCCGAGGAGCTCGGCGTGGGCAACGGCACGGTCCAGGCCGCCCTCCAGCTGCTGGAGGAGGCCGGCGCGATCGAGACGGTGGCCCGCGGCCACCTCGGCACCTTCCTCGTGCGGGCCGACCGCACCATACTGTGGCGCCTGTCGGGCCTCGGCACCCTCCTCGCCGCCATGCCCCTCCCCTATTCACGACGGTACGAAGGCCTGGCCACCGGCCTGCGGACGGCCTTCGAGGACGCCGGCGCCCCGTTCGCCATCACGTTCATGCGGGGCGCGGCGACCCGCGTCGAAGCCCTGCTGGCGAGCAAGGTCGACCTGGTCGTACTCTCCCGGTTCGCCGCCGACCGGTTCCTCGACGAGCTTCCCCTGGAGCTGGTCGCCGACCTCGGTCCGGCCACGTACGTCGGCGCACACGGCCTGCTGCTGCGGCACGGCGTCGATCCGGAGACGCCGGGACTGCGGGTGGCCGTCGACTCCGCGTCGGAGGACCTGCGGATGCTGGCCGGGCGCGTGTTCGACGGACGCGACGACATTCAATGGGTGGAGTCGTCATACATGCAACTGCGGGACCTGTTCGCACGTGGCGAGGTGGACGCCACGGTATGGAATCTCGACGAGGCCCAGGACCACCTCGGGCCGGACGTCGACGTACTGCCGCTGGGCGATGAGCTCACCCGCGATCTGTCCCTCCGTAACTCCAGCGCCGCGCTCATAGGGCGCGCGCAGGGAGCAGGAGCCCTGAGTGCGGTACGGGACGGGCTGGACCTGTCCGTCGTCACCGATCTGCAGGAGGAAGTACTGCGCGGCGAGCGCATGCCGTCGTACTGA
- a CDS encoding class I SAM-dependent methyltransferase, producing the protein MTPTLVQHGLQRSGPSGHPAPDGSGSGARARDWAEIQERMLVPLYEAVYQRLDVGPHTRLLALGCGSGLALLMAATRGAQVSGVDVDEPRLRLARERLTPEAGPEPGTGSGTFAARLAHGGPECMEGPERRFNMVTAFHPVGCASSTEGLAAALQTATALAERGSPVVLGGWGPVERCATAGVLRVAQRLADPSLSLDRTTSPGTGGWRPSGRDDLEEQAERVGLRPDGSGRVACPFGYADLPSAMRGLLSTGLFDAALEVADPAQVEKELSEALHPYQRTDGTVWMPNVFRYLIARTR; encoded by the coding sequence ATGACACCCACGCTCGTACAGCACGGCCTCCAGCGTTCCGGCCCTTCCGGTCACCCGGCACCGGACGGCTCCGGTTCGGGGGCTCGCGCCCGCGACTGGGCCGAAATCCAGGAACGGATGCTGGTGCCGCTGTATGAGGCCGTGTACCAGCGCCTGGACGTCGGTCCGCACACCCGCCTGCTGGCGCTGGGTTGCGGTTCAGGTCTCGCCCTGCTCATGGCGGCCACCCGTGGGGCGCAGGTCAGCGGCGTGGACGTGGACGAGCCCAGGCTGCGGCTGGCCCGCGAGCGGCTGACACCCGAAGCGGGCCCGGAACCGGGCACCGGCTCCGGAACGTTCGCCGCACGCCTGGCGCACGGCGGGCCGGAGTGCATGGAAGGGCCCGAACGCCGCTTCAACATGGTGACGGCGTTCCATCCGGTGGGCTGCGCCAGCAGCACCGAAGGGCTGGCAGCCGCCCTGCAGACGGCGACGGCTCTCGCCGAGCGCGGCAGCCCGGTGGTCCTGGGCGGCTGGGGCCCGGTCGAGCGGTGCGCGACGGCCGGCGTCCTCCGAGTGGCGCAACGGCTCGCGGATCCTTCCCTTTCCCTCGACCGGACGACCTCGCCCGGTACGGGCGGCTGGCGCCCCAGCGGCCGGGACGACCTGGAGGAGCAGGCGGAGCGGGTGGGACTGCGGCCGGACGGCTCGGGCCGGGTCGCCTGCCCGTTCGGATACGCGGACCTGCCGAGTGCGATGCGCGGGTTGCTGTCGACGGGTCTGTTCGATGCCGCGCTGGAGGTCGCCGATCCCGCACAGGTGGAGAAGGAGCTGTCGGAAGCCCTGCATCCGTACCAGCGCACGGACGGTACGGTCTGGATGCCGAACGTCTTCCGCTACCTGATCGCCCGGACGCGCTGA
- the rpsP gene encoding 30S ribosomal protein S16, whose protein sequence is MAVKIKLKRLGKIRSPHYRIVVADSRTRRDGRAIEEIGLYHPVQNPSRIEVDSERVQYWLGVGAQPTEPVMAILKVTGDWQKFKGLPAPAPMKVAEPKADKRALFEAAAKDAGDEPKGEAITPKAKKADKKADEAEAETAKSESTEA, encoded by the coding sequence GTGGCAGTCAAGATCAAGCTGAAGCGTCTGGGCAAGATCCGTTCGCCTCACTACCGCATCGTCGTCGCCGACTCCCGTACCCGCCGTGACGGCCGGGCCATCGAGGAGATCGGCCTGTACCACCCGGTGCAGAACCCCTCGCGCATCGAGGTCGACTCCGAGCGTGTCCAGTACTGGCTGGGTGTCGGCGCGCAGCCGACCGAGCCCGTCATGGCCATCCTCAAGGTCACCGGCGACTGGCAGAAGTTCAAGGGTCTGCCGGCTCCGGCCCCGATGAAGGTCGCCGAGCCCAAGGCCGACAAGCGCGCCCTCTTCGAGGCCGCCGCCAAGGACGCCGGTGACGAGCCCAAGGGTGAGGCCATCACCCCCAAGGCCAAGAAGGCTGACAAGAAGGCGGACGAGGCCGAGGCCGAGACGGCCAAGTCCGAGTCGACCGAGGCCTGA
- a CDS encoding RNA-binding protein has translation MLEEALEHLVKGIVDNPDDVQVASRNLRRGRVLEVRVHPDDLGKVIGRNGRTARALRTVVGALGGRGIRVDLVDVDQVR, from the coding sequence ATGCTCGAGGAGGCTCTTGAGCACCTCGTCAAAGGCATCGTTGACAACCCCGACGACGTGCAGGTCGCCTCGCGCAATCTGCGCCGCGGGCGCGTCCTGGAGGTCCGGGTCCACCCGGACGACCTCGGCAAGGTGATCGGCCGTAACGGCCGCACCGCGCGCGCTCTGCGCACCGTCGTGGGTGCCCTCGGGGGCCGCGGCATCCGCGTCGACCTCGTCGACGTGGACCAGGTCCGCTGA
- the rimM gene encoding ribosome maturation factor RimM (Essential for efficient processing of 16S rRNA), with protein MQLVVARIGRAHGIKGEVTVEVRTDEPELRLAPGAVLTTDPASAGPLTIETGRVHSGRLLLRFEGVKDRTSAEALRNTLLIAEVDPEELPDDPEEFYDHQLIDLDVVTEAGVEVGRITEISHLPYHDLLIVERPDGSQVMIPFVAEIVPEIDLEEQRAVIAPPPGLLDDAQAEVASSRDAAADEGSAGAPGSGAASESGQAPRGED; from the coding sequence GTGCAGCTGGTTGTCGCGCGGATCGGACGCGCCCACGGGATCAAGGGCGAGGTCACGGTGGAGGTGCGCACGGACGAGCCCGAGCTGCGGCTCGCACCGGGCGCGGTCCTGACCACCGACCCCGCGTCCGCCGGCCCGCTGACCATCGAGACCGGTCGCGTGCACAGCGGACGGCTGCTGCTGCGCTTCGAAGGCGTGAAGGACCGTACGAGTGCCGAGGCGCTCCGTAACACCCTCCTGATCGCCGAGGTGGACCCCGAGGAACTTCCGGACGACCCCGAGGAGTTCTACGACCACCAGCTCATCGATCTCGACGTGGTGACCGAGGCCGGCGTCGAGGTCGGCCGGATCACCGAGATCTCCCACCTGCCGTACCACGACCTGCTCATCGTCGAGCGCCCCGACGGAAGCCAGGTCATGATCCCGTTCGTCGCGGAGATCGTGCCGGAGATCGACCTGGAGGAGCAGCGCGCGGTGATCGCCCCGCCGCCGGGACTGCTGGACGACGCCCAGGCGGAGGTCGCCTCCAGCCGGGACGCGGCAGCCGACGAGGGCTCTGCCGGCGCGCCCGGAAGCGGTGCCGCGTCCGAGAGCGGCCAGGCACCGCGCGGTGAGGACTGA
- the trmD gene encoding tRNA (guanosine(37)-N1)-methyltransferase TrmD encodes MRLDVVTIFPEYLEPLNVSLVGKARARGQLDVRIHDLREFTHDKHNTVDDTPYGGGPGMVMKPEPWGEALDSVIESEEGEERPVIVVPTPSGRPFTQQLAVELSEKPWLVFTPARYEGIDRRVIEEYGDRLDVREVSIGDYVLAGGEAPVLVMVEAIARLLPGVLGNAASHQDDSFAPGAMADLLEGPVYTKPPEWRGRGIPEVLLSGHHGKIARWRRDEAFRRTDRNRPDLIERADPAAFDKKDREILSILGWAPGPDGRFGRTAEPVEE; translated from the coding sequence ATGCGCCTCGACGTCGTCACGATCTTCCCCGAGTACCTCGAACCGCTGAACGTCTCCCTGGTCGGCAAGGCGCGCGCCCGCGGGCAGCTGGACGTACGCATCCACGACCTGCGTGAGTTCACGCACGACAAGCACAACACCGTCGACGACACCCCGTACGGCGGCGGCCCCGGCATGGTCATGAAGCCCGAGCCGTGGGGCGAGGCGCTGGACTCGGTCATCGAGTCGGAGGAGGGCGAGGAGCGGCCGGTGATCGTCGTTCCGACGCCCAGCGGCCGGCCCTTCACCCAGCAGCTCGCCGTCGAGCTGTCCGAGAAGCCCTGGCTGGTCTTCACCCCGGCCCGCTACGAAGGCATCGACCGCCGCGTCATCGAGGAGTACGGCGACCGGCTGGACGTCCGCGAGGTCTCCATCGGCGACTACGTCCTGGCCGGCGGCGAGGCCCCGGTGCTGGTCATGGTCGAGGCCATCGCCCGTCTCCTCCCGGGAGTGCTCGGCAATGCCGCGTCCCACCAGGACGACTCCTTCGCCCCCGGGGCGATGGCCGACCTCCTCGAAGGCCCGGTCTATACCAAGCCTCCGGAGTGGCGCGGCCGCGGCATCCCTGAGGTGCTGCTCAGCGGTCACCACGGCAAGATCGCCCGCTGGCGGCGCGACGAGGCGTTCCGCCGTACGGACCGGAACCGCCCGGACCTGATCGAACGCGCCGACCCTGCCGCCTTCGACAAGAAGGACCGCGAGATCCTCTCCATCCTGGGGTGGGCTCCGGGACCCGACGGCCGATTTGGGCGGACGGCCGAGCCCGTGGAAGAATAG
- the rplS gene encoding 50S ribosomal protein L19, whose protein sequence is MHLLDSVDAASLRSDIPAFRPGDTVNVHVRVIEGNRSRVQQFKGVVIRRQGAGVRETFTVRKVSFSVGVERTFPVHTPIVEKIEVVTRGDVRRAKLYYLRELRGKAAKIKEKRES, encoded by the coding sequence ATGCACCTTCTCGACTCCGTCGACGCCGCGTCGCTGCGCAGCGACATCCCCGCGTTCCGCCCGGGTGACACCGTCAACGTCCACGTCCGCGTCATCGAGGGCAACCGCTCCCGTGTGCAGCAGTTCAAGGGCGTCGTCATCCGCCGCCAGGGCGCCGGCGTGCGCGAGACCTTCACGGTCCGCAAGGTCAGCTTCTCCGTCGGCGTCGAGCGCACCTTCCCGGTGCACACCCCGATCGTCGAGAAGATCGAGGTCGTGACCCGCGGTGACGTCCGTCGCGCCAAGCTGTACTACCTCCGCGAGCTGCGCGGCAAGGCCGCCAAGATCAAGGAGAAGCGCGAGAGCTGA